The DNA window AAGAAGATTATAGCCACTAACAACTTTAAAGGAGTGTATGAAGAATGAATCAGGAAGTAACCGAATTTATCGAAGCATTAAAGGAACCGTGGCATAGGGAGCTTTCCGGCAATCTGCGTGAAGTCGTCCACCTAGCGATTCCAGATGTACATGAACGTATTCAGTATAAGAAACCTCACTTTTTGAAAAACGGCAAATACGCCGCGGCGATCTCTACATCAAAAGAAGCGGTTAGTTTTACCATCTTTAATTTTTCTGCGTTGGAGCTTCCAGAAGGCATGTTTGATGGTCCTCCAGAAAGAAAAACATTGAAGTTGCATAAAGGGGATACGTTTGATTCCAAGCAACTGGTATCTCTGGTCAGTCAGGCTTCAAGCTCTCTTTAATAGAAAAGCTACCATGCGTATAATCACAATATATTTTTAGAAGCACAAGCCGAATTCTACATCCAAGCATTGGGTGGTGAAATTCAATCGGTGCTGACACACGGCGAATTACCTGGAGCCGCTGAGCAGACCAAGGACAAGGTGATGCACATGGTGCTGACGGTAGCCGGAGGGAAGATGCTGTTCCTGGCCGTGCCTTCGGTCCGGTTGGCACGGAGGGAAGTATTGCATTTGGACTGACCTTTGGCGACGTGGAAACGGCACACCAAGCCTATGCGAACCTCGCGGAGGGCGGAACTCAGATCTATCCATTGAAAATGCAGCCATGGGGGCACACTATGGTGAAGTCGTAGACAAGTTTGGAATCAAATGGATGATTGTACAGCAAGGTTAATCTATATTCAACACTGCAAGTCTCTTTCAACGATATAGCATAAATAAAGGGTTCCACATATTAATCAGATACAATATGTGGAACCCTTTATTTCGAGATCGTAAGCCTGTCGCGAGGCAGCTTCATTCATTGTATTTTTTCAGAATAATAACTGCGTTGTGACCACCAAACCCGAATGAATTGGACATTCCGACCGTTAGATTGGCTGCACGAGCTACGTTAGGAACATAGTCCAAATCACAGTCTTCATCCTTTTCCTGCTGGTTAATGGTTGGGGGAATGATGCCGGTTTGCAAGCTTTTCACCAAAGCAATGGCCTCTACTCCTCCAGCGGCACCAAACATATGCCCCGTCATAGACTTATTAGCCGTAACGGGAATACGATAGGCATCTTCGCCGAACATGTTCTTGATCGCGGCGGTTTCTGACTTATCGCCAACCTCTGTGCTAGTAGCATGAGCGCTGATAACATCTACTTGATTGGGCTTTATGCCCGCTTCTTGCAGCGCCAATTTCATGGCGCGGTATGCCCCATGACCTTCTGATGGTGTTGCCACCATATGATAAGCGTCAGAGCTTGCTCCGTACCCTATAACTTCCGCGTGTATCCTAGCTTTTCGGCGTAAGGCATGGGATAACGATTCGAGTACTAGAATTCCAGCACCTTCCGCCATAACAAAGCCATCCCTACCGGCATCAAATGGTCGGCTAGCTCGTTCAGGCTCGTCGTTTCTCGCCGATAGCGCCGTTGCTTTTGTGAAGCTGGCTAGCGATATTTCGGTTATCGCCGCATCCGATCCTCCAGCGAATAGAACGTCGGCCCTTCCAGATTGAATTTGATAGAAAGCTTCTCCAATAGCTGTATTCCCGATGGAACAAGCGGTTACGGGAGATAAGGAGGAACCTAATGCTCCTAGTCTAATGCTTATTAATGCCGCGGCCATATTGGAAATCATCATCGGGACGAGCGTAGGACTCACCCGATCAGGTCCACGCTGACTTAGTAGGGCTTGTTGGTCCATTAACGTCTGTATTCCTCCGATTCCGGAGCCTACATAAACGCCTAATCTCTCTTTATTTATTTGATTTAGATCGATCCGAGAGTCCGCTAAAGCTTGGTCGGCTGCTGCTAAGGCAAATTGGCTGAACCGATCCATGCGCCTTGCTTCCTTGGGACCCAATAAAGTATCAGCATCAAAATCTCGTACGATTCCGGCAATTTTAACTTTAAAGCGAGTTGTATCAAATGCATCTATAGATGAAATCCCTGAATCTCCACGAACTAGCCGAGTCCAAAAGGTCTCAACATCATTCCCGAGCGGTGTTATAGCTCCCATTCCTGTTATTACAACTCTTTCCACAAGTTATTACCTCCTTGATCATCTTTAAATAACACTCTATACTCATCATGTCACGCATATTATCCTATTACAAGTTGTTGTTTATCCTAGTATAATTAATAACATGATAATTTTACGCAAGGATGTGTAGCCATGAATCCTCAACATAGACTCCAAGCATTGTCACAATTCTTAAAGGCCCAAAGAGCGAAACTCACCCCCGAATCTGTTGGTTTACCCGAAGGAAGTCGGAGAAGGACTCCCGGTCTTAGACGAGAAGAAGTCGCACAGTTAGCAGGTGTGAGTCACACTTGGTATACCTGGTTAGAACAAGGACGGGACATAAAGGTATCATCGTCTGTCCTGGATAACGTGGCCATGGCTCTGCAATTAACCGCCGATGAGCGGAAGTATTTGTTCTCACTGGCACTAGAGACAACTCCAGGTGTAAGCCTCCTTACAGAAGAACTTCCTGAGATTAGTCCCGCTTTAAGGGTCATTCTTCAAGAACTCACCTACTGTCCGACGATTATTTCGGATCGTAGGTGCCAAATCGTCGGATGGAATGATGCAGCTTCACATGTCTTCCTGGACTTCGAGCATATTCCACCCGAACAACGAAACATGATTTCTTTATTATTTACGAGAAAAGAATTTAGGCGCCTAGCTGTGAATTGGGAGCAGTTCGTTAGCGGGTATCTGGCGATATTTCGGGCTTATTACGGACAATATGTTGAGGATGAATGGTACGAGGAGTTTCTAAAGGAAATGAGAGAGACGCATCCTGAATTTAATCGTCTGTGGGACCAAAGCAAGGTGAGCACCGCACCTGAGGTATTACTAGAGTTCAGACATGCCAAGGCAAGAAAGATGCTCTTCCAGCTCACATCGTTACAGGTACATGGCGGCACGGATTTAAGATGCAGTATTTATACACCCGCACCGGATACCTCAACGAAGGCGAAGCTAAAGAAATTGATGCAGGATGATTGAAAAATCGTCTTGTTTACGTGTATTATTACTGGGTAGTAGACGCATTTCGACAAAATGGATTAAGTAAAATTGAGGTGAGAAATTGCAACCCACAATCGTCAAAGAAGATTACGTATATCAATGTAAACAAGTTCAAACAGGATGGAGCTCCATTGATTGGGATAGCTGCGATGTACTCGAATTAAGCGACACGGTCACAGGTTTACCACCGAAAGAGTATACCGAAGTGAGAGCTTGCTGGAACAAGGACTATTTATATGTCCGATTCTTATGTAAGGACAGTTATATTGTGTCTGATTTTACGGAAAGAGATGACCCACTGTACGAGCAGGATGTCGTTGAGTTCTTTATCGACGAGGAGGGCAAGGGTACACGCTATTTGGAACTGGAAGTCAGCCCAAAGAACGTGGTGTTTGATGCTCTAATCGAAAATGATGGCTCAGATTCGGTTAAAGGCTTGGACAAAGTGTGGTGCTTCAAGGATCTTCTTACATCTGTCGACGCAAATCGTGAGGGCTATTTAACCACTTTCATTAGCATTCCAGCATCAAATTTCATTCAGCCACTTCATGAAGGATTGCGTTGGAATGTTAATTTCTATCGAATTGATGAGGATTTAGAAGGAACGAGAGAATACCAGGCATGGAGTCCTACTGGAAAGGTCAATTTTCATATTTCTTCTCGGTTTGGAACAATGGTATTTGTGTAAGTGAAAATGATAAGACTGATTTCAGGTCAGTAACCATTCGAAAGAGTGTTACTGGCCATTTTTATGTGGATTATATGTTAAATAATTCTAGTAACTACAAATTAAAGCGTGTATATTAATAGTTGTGAAAACGTTTGAACTACTAGTTAGGGGGGATTAGATGAACCAAAATGGCCCAATAAGATCATGTTTTTGGGGGTTCATTATAATATGTATGCTAGCCCTGGTAAGTTGCCAGGACAAAGGAAATTCAATCACTACGTCTCCAACATCATATGAGCCCAAGACAAGTGTGGCCGTACAAGCAACCGAGAATCCCACCGGCATGATTGTGGAGCATGGAAGTGTACATATCGATAAACTTGAGAAACGGCGCATTTTTGTTTACCTCCCTCCCGGTTACGAAACCGACAATGAGCGTTACCCCGTTGTGTACATGAACGATGGGCGTAATATATTCCAAACGAATACAAGTTCTTTTCAAAAGGAGTGGAAGGTTGAGAAAATCATAGATCAGCTTGTTGCTGAAGGGAGGATGAAGAAGGTCATCGTGATCGGAGTCGACTCAAGCGAGGGCTCCGAGAGGGGAGAGGAGTACGTACCTTTTCTCGATGAGTCTATTCCGTCCGATGGCAAGAGTGCTGAGGAATTTACCCGTTATTTCATTGATACTGTCATTCCTTATGTTGATGGAACCTACAGAACTAATCCTGACCGAGACAATCGAATGATCATGGGCTCATCCTTTGGTGGTGTACAGGCGTTATGGATGGGTTACCATCACCCAGAGACGTTCTCCTCGATTGGAGCGGTATCCACTTCCACCTGGGTAGCTAAGGGGAGACTGTTTGAAGAACTGGCGAAGGAGAAAGAAAAACCAAACGTGAAGATTTGGTTGGATATGGGATATGCCGAAGGAATGCTTATCGAGCCGTTGGTAGATATTCTGAAATCGAAGGGATTTGTATACGGCCAAGATTTATTTTTTCAGATGGATATTTTAGGTAACCATGACGAGAATTCCTGGTCCAGACGTGTCCACAGTCCGCTACTCATGTTCGCCGGAAAAGCACCCGAACAAGCGGTCGAACTGGCAGTAGATGACTCGCTGATGATCTTCGAACCTGACAGCTCGTATATCCGTCTTAATCCGGTAACGAGTATGGATAATGGGATGGATTATTCCGTTTCTGATGGGGCCGATTATAAAGTACTGAATCCTGAGGTTGGACGGGTAGATGAGTCAGGGAAAGTGAAATTTCTTAAGCCGGAGTCCCTGGATGTGGAAGTGACTTATCAAGGCATTACCGTAGAACATAAAGTAGACTATGATCGTTTGGTAAGGATTCTAAAAAACAAATTGGAGTCACTCGTAACCGAAGAAAAGGATAGTAAGATCAAAGTTTTGCTTAAGCCCACGGCTGAAAATCTGAAAGCGACAACGAAGGAAATTACTGATATAGCGATTTCACTCGAGAGTACAGGACTTTATACCATTGAGGAAGTTCGGGAAGATTATATTCTCCTCTCCTTGAATACAAAATAACTAAGGTGAGGACAAAGATAATAAAGTAAGGGGAAGCCTAAACGGCTTCCCCTTAATACTGTCAAATAGGTATAGTCACTACACGATGAACTTATTAATTTACCAGCCAAACTCCAATGTTTTACCAGTTTCTACATAGGTTTTAAGGTTGCTGAGGATCATCGGCCAAGATGACTTTGTATTTTCGTAAGAAGGGTGGTTCTCTGGCCATTGATCGTTAACTAGCGTAAGCTTCGTACAATTGCCAACTGTCTCTGAAGTTAGCGTAACCCTAGTTTCCAGTTCTGCGTGATTCTCTCTATATGAGGGTCCGGGATGTTCTGTGTAGCTCATGAGTCGATTCTCCTCAAAGGCCAGAACATTACCGTAGACATGCACGGTTTCATCTCCATCGGCACCGGGTCCAATGTAGGCATAAGTTGCACCGATTTCGAAGGTTGATTGGAGAATGCAGCCATAGAATATGGCTTTCGTTCCTTCAGGCGATATCAAGGCTTGCCAAACATCCTCAGGTGTTGCTCCGATATAAATTTCGTACTTAAGATCCATAAATTTTCCTCCGCTCGATTCATATATTAAATTGCCTAATCAACCTCGAACTGCTAGTCTCATTATAGAAAAGATGAAATGGAACGTATTGTAAAAACGCGACAATAGCGGACCGTCTGGAGGTAGTTCATGAAACCAAACGATCAACGATCTGATAAGGGAATTCTGAAAGCAGAAGCAGGTATGCAAAAATTTTCGCTTATGAGATACGAACCTGCTGCTAGTCTGTCTCAATTTATCGAGCATTATTGGGTGGTGCGATGGAACTTAAATGGAAAAGCTCCTTTTCGCCAAGTTATCTTATCTTATCCGAACGTAAACTTAGCGTTTGAGTATGAGAATAACGAGATCTTTACTGGAGTTTATGGAGTTACTACAACTACTTATCCACGCCTTTTGAATGATGAGGGGAGGGTACTGGGGGTCAAATTTCGTCCAGGAGGTTTTTATCCTTTTTGGCAACAGCCTATTCTTCTTCTTACCGATAAGGTTCTAGGCTTTAGAGATGTGTTCGGAATCGATGAGAAGGAACTAGAGCAGCAAATTTTTGCTATGGAGAACGAGGAGGAGATGGTCCAGCTTGCAGAACAATTTCTACTGGATCGCCTTCCAGAGCAGGATGACAACGTTGAGCTAATCAATCGCATTATACAATTCACCGTTGATAATCGTCAGATTACCAAAGTGGAGGACATCGTGCAACAATTCGGCATGAATAAACGGACCTTGCAACGTCTATTCAGTCGTTATGTCGGTGTCAGCCCAAAATGGGTCATCAAGCGGTATCGGCTGCAAGAGGCTGTGGAGATCATGGAAAAAGACGCAGCCCTAGATTGGCCGAAGTTGGCGCAGGATATGGGTTATTACGATCAAGCCCATTTCATCAAGGATTTTAAAGCGATGATAGGCAAATCACCAGAAGAGTATGTGAGAGAAATCGAGTTAAAAAGAGGCGTAAAATGATAAAAAGAGCCGACCATCGTTGTTAAGAATGGTTGGCTCCCTTAAATATTCGAGCATTTAGTCAAAGTAGTTAAGGCTCATGGCTTCTCGAACCTCTTTCATCGTTTCTTGAGCTATTCCACGGGCACGCTGAGTCCCCGTCATGATTATGTCGTCAACTACTCTTGGCCTAGCGGCATAATAAGAGCGACGCTCCCGCATGGGTTGGATAAGTTGTTCTATTGTCGACGCGATAAGCCCCTTACATGCAGAGCACCCCATTGTCGCTTGTTCACATCCTTCGCGGATTTCTGAAGCTGCGTTCGGGCGAAAAGCACGATGATAAGCATAAATTGGGCAAATATCCGGGTGACCGGGATCATGCTTATGAACTCGTGCGGGGTCTGTTGTGGCTTTTTTTATTTGGTATGCAATTTCTTCTGTTGAAGAATCTAATGCTATTGAATTACCAAGGCTTTTGCTCATTTTGGCATTTCCGTCTGTGCCGATTAGCCTAGGCATATCTCCAACAAGAGGTTTAGGCTCGACCAATATGGGCCTATACAATTCGTTGAATCGTCGTACAATTTTACGTGTTAGTTCCAAATGCGGGAGTTGGTCTTCTCCAACGGGGACAATAGTTGCTTTGCAAAAGGTTATATCGGCTGCTTGGCTTACGGGGTAACCAAGAAATCCGTAGTACATGTCGTCTAGGCCGCTATTTTTGGATTCGGATTTAACGGTTGGATTGTGACGCAACACATTCACCGTAACAAACATGGAGAATAATACGGTTAACTCGGCAATTTCCGGAATCATCGATTGAACAAAAATAGTTGATCGATCTGGATTAATGCCAACGGATAAATAGTCGAGCGTGATCTCGCGTAAATGTGTCCGAATTAAATCCGGTTTTTCAAAGTGCGTAGTTAGTGCCTGAACGTCTGCGAGAAGAACAAATGTCTCATATTGCTCTTGTAAAATAACGCGATTCTGTAGGCTGCCGACGTAATGGCCTAGATGAAGTTTTCCGGTAACCCGATCTCCTGTCAAAACTCGTTCTGTCATGGTATAACATCCTCCTTATTTGTATGACAATCCTCAGCAACAGACACCACCAACCATCCTCCACGGCCATCACCCCCTTAAAAAAATCAAAAAAACTCCGTCCTATAAGGACGAAGTTATCGTTGTACCACCTTAAATGATCGCTTCGTTACATCTTTCGTAATCGTTTCGATCTTCTCTTAACGGTGCGGAGATATTAGATAATGATCTCGATACCGTTCCCGTGATAACGGTGGGAACCCCGGCGTATCCCTACTGGATTTTAACGATCATTCGGGACAGCAACTCCAAAGGCCATTCGATCACACGGTGGACACCGGTTCACAGCAACCACCGGCTCTCTGCAGGTCCTTTCTCGTATGCCTACTTACCCTTTTTCTTCGTTGTTATAATATGTGGAATATATTACTACTTCTAGATTTAACGGTCAATCTAATAATTCACCATAACTTACATCCCATTATTGTCGCTGTTTTTCATAACTTGTATAATATGGATATGTGACGGGAGGGGAAAAGAAATGAATACATATGTTGGGATTGAAATAGATGGCGGCCAAATGTATATGATGGCGGAAACTGTAAACGGCTACATGGAACATGTGGTGCCTACGGGCAGAGAATGTACATTGCTTCAACTACAACATGAAGTTGAGGCTTTTGTAGCCAAGTTGCCCTACATTGCAAGTGGCATTGGAATGGGGATGCCAGGGTTAGTAGTAGGGAGCGATAAAGTAGAGTTAAGCCATGTTTTGCCTGCGCTAAACGGTGTTACAGCAGATATGTTCGCAACATCAGCCAACATTCCTGTTGCATTTATCAATGACGTGAAAGCAGCGACAATGGCTGAAGCGGCCCATTACTCAGATGGTGAAACAGTTGTTGTAATCATGGCCGATGCTTTTCTTGCGGCTGGCGTTGTAGCCTCAGGTGAATTACTGCTTGGTGCAAAGGGGTGGAGCGGAGAGTTGGGCTATATGGTCCTATCTGTGGATGGGCAACCAGTACTCCTAGACACGCTCGCCAGTGGTTATGCTATTTTGAATCAAGCGGGGATAGATGATATTGCATTGCGTGAGCGTCTTGAAGCAGGAGATAAGCAAATTACTGAAATTGTGCGCCAAGCAGGACAGTACTTCGGATATGCACTAATTAATTTAGTACATCTATATAACCCTGATGTTATTGTTGTTGGCGGTAGCACCCCGACATACAAAGGCTATATGGACGCAGCAACAGTAGCCCTTGAAGCACATGCTTTACCTGAATTGCTGAAGTGCTGTTCAATCAAGGCACCACAAATTCAAAATAGGGTGATTGCTTTCGGCGCACGGGAGTGGATTCGCAAGTTTCAAAAATAAGAAACAAAGTATATGTGAAGCGTTAATAAATGGATGCCACGTTTCGAATATCCCCGGTCGTTTCTGTAACAATCGTGAAGTGTTCAAACCACACTTGGCATCCTTCGCTGATTGGAGCTTGGGCCGCAACGCCTACTCTGATTTCCTCCGGACAGTCCATTCCAAAATATCTGACCAGAATCCAATGTTGCCCGTCCAACGAATAATGAAATGCAAAGCAGTTACCGGAGCGAGCCGCTCTCAAATAGGGCTGTTGAACCTCTACTTGACTGGAGACGCAATCGTCCGAGGTGTTTCTTGTGACTACGCTAAGGATGGAAGGGAAATTGTCAAAAAACTCGAAGCATACTTTCGCCCAAGTGCGATCATCGGCCATAAGCATAAGGCAACCAGAGTCGTATTGCTGTTTCATCTCCACACTAACGCGGGTTACAACGCTAAAATCGCCTTTTAGTAGGGTGTATAAATAAGGGGCAGAAGCTTTATTTGTCTCTCCTGACGGATCATTGAAAAAGTCTGCGATTGCAGGCGCAGCCACAGATAAGCTATGGTCCGATTGAAAGGTCCAATTACTCGGTTCGTTTAGCCAATGGAAACTAGAAGGTAGGGATTTCCCATAACTGCCCTCAAATAAATTCATCGTATGCACTCCCAATAAGTAATGGTAACACTTGTATATTTGATATGGTTCAAATATACAATAAATTTGCTAATTTTGAACATATACTTTATTCAGAATTCACGAACCCCATTATCACGAGTATGTCACAGAGAAGAGGACAACGAACAGATCACAGTCAAGCCTTCTGAGGCATGAGCCTGAACCTTAACCTTGACTCTGTAAAACTGGCCATATATGAAAGAGCTCGCGTTCAACGCGAGCTCTTTATTTATCATAATAGTTTTCCACTATTAAATGATTCTATTTTAAAAGTGTAAGTATTTCTGTTACAGAATTCTCAACAAACGATCGTTCAGGACGGGATTTCATGATCACAGTAAGTCCGATTAACGACACGACTAGTGTCTGTGCCAAGCTCTTTGCATTAATACCTGAATCTAGCTCACCTGAGCGCAACCCTCGTTCAATCGTCTCTTGGAAGATTACCGAGAGATACATCTGATGCTCTCTGGTTAGGATTTCAAATTTCTCATCATGGGGTGACAGTTCCACCATCGAATTGATGCAAAAGCACCCCCAGCTCGGGCTTTTTTCATACTCTTTTTCTATCATATTTTCAAAAAAGGCACGGAATGCCTCTTTAACAGAATTTTTGCTTTGAAGACTAGTACGAACATAGGTAGCATGGGAACTTGTATATTTTCGCAACGCAGCTTCGAATAACCCTTTTTTGTCTCCAAAGGTTGAGTATATGCTTGGTCGCTGAATACCCATTCTTGATGTTAAGTCACTTAAAGAGGTAGCTTCGAACCCTTTTTCCCAAAATATCTGCATAGCTGCATCTAATGCCTTGTCCTCATCAAATTCGCGTTGTCGAGCCATAGCAACTCCCTCTTTTCATATCGAATGGTACGATATTATTTTATTATGCGAAGATTGTCCTGTCAATTAGT is part of the Paenibacillus segetis genome and encodes:
- a CDS encoding DUF1801 domain-containing protein encodes the protein MNQEVTEFIEALKEPWHRELSGNLREVVHLAIPDVHERIQYKKPHFLKNGKYAAAISTSKEAVSFTIFNFSALELPEGMFDGPPERKTLKLHKGDTFDSKQLVSLVSQASSSL
- a CDS encoding TetR/AcrR family transcriptional regulator, producing the protein MARQREFDEDKALDAAMQIFWEKGFEATSLSDLTSRMGIQRPSIYSTFGDKKGLFEAALRKYTSSHATYVRTSLQSKNSVKEAFRAFFENMIEKEYEKSPSWGCFCINSMVELSPHDEKFEILTREHQMYLSVIFQETIERGLRSGELDSGINAKSLAQTLVVSLIGLTVIMKSRPERSFVENSVTEILTLLK
- the fabF gene encoding beta-ketoacyl-ACP synthase II produces the protein MERVVITGMGAITPLGNDVETFWTRLVRGDSGISSIDAFDTTRFKVKIAGIVRDFDADTLLGPKEARRMDRFSQFALAAADQALADSRIDLNQINKERLGVYVGSGIGGIQTLMDQQALLSQRGPDRVSPTLVPMMISNMAAALISIRLGALGSSLSPVTACSIGNTAIGEAFYQIQSGRADVLFAGGSDAAITEISLASFTKATALSARNDEPERASRPFDAGRDGFVMAEGAGILVLESLSHALRRKARIHAEVIGYGASSDAYHMVATPSEGHGAYRAMKLALQEAGIKPNQVDVISAHATSTEVGDKSETAAIKNMFGEDAYRIPVTANKSMTGHMFGAAGGVEAIALVKSLQTGIIPPTINQQEKDEDCDLDYVPNVARAANLTVGMSNSFGFGGHNAVIILKKYNE
- a CDS encoding SRPBCC family protein, coding for MDLKYEIYIGATPEDVWQALISPEGTKAIFYGCILQSTFEIGATYAYIGPGADGDETVHVYGNVLAFEENRLMSYTEHPGPSYRENHAELETRVTLTSETVGNCTKLTLVNDQWPENHPSYENTKSSWPMILSNLKTYVETGKTLEFGW
- a CDS encoding ROK family protein → MNTYVGIEIDGGQMYMMAETVNGYMEHVVPTGRECTLLQLQHEVEAFVAKLPYIASGIGMGMPGLVVGSDKVELSHVLPALNGVTADMFATSANIPVAFINDVKAATMAEAAHYSDGETVVVIMADAFLAAGVVASGELLLGAKGWSGELGYMVLSVDGQPVLLDTLASGYAILNQAGIDDIALRERLEAGDKQITEIVRQAGQYFGYALINLVHLYNPDVIVVGGSTPTYKGYMDAATVALEAHALPELLKCCSIKAPQIQNRVIAFGAREWIRKFQK
- a CDS encoding alpha/beta hydrolase, whose protein sequence is MLALVSCQDKGNSITTSPTSYEPKTSVAVQATENPTGMIVEHGSVHIDKLEKRRIFVYLPPGYETDNERYPVVYMNDGRNIFQTNTSSFQKEWKVEKIIDQLVAEGRMKKVIVIGVDSSEGSERGEEYVPFLDESIPSDGKSAEEFTRYFIDTVIPYVDGTYRTNPDRDNRMIMGSSFGGVQALWMGYHHPETFSSIGAVSTSTWVAKGRLFEELAKEKEKPNVKIWLDMGYAEGMLIEPLVDILKSKGFVYGQDLFFQMDILGNHDENSWSRRVHSPLLMFAGKAPEQAVELAVDDSLMIFEPDSSYIRLNPVTSMDNGMDYSVSDGADYKVLNPEVGRVDESGKVKFLKPESLDVEVTYQGITVEHKVDYDRLVRILKNKLESLVTEEKDSKIKVLLKPTAENLKATTKEITDIAISLESTGLYTIEEVREDYILLSLNTK
- a CDS encoding DUF1349 domain-containing protein; this translates as MNLFEGSYGKSLPSSFHWLNEPSNWTFQSDHSLSVAAPAIADFFNDPSGETNKASAPYLYTLLKGDFSVVTRVSVEMKQQYDSGCLMLMADDRTWAKVCFEFFDNFPSILSVVTRNTSDDCVSSQVEVQQPYLRAARSGNCFAFHYSLDGQHWILVRYFGMDCPEEIRVGVAAQAPISEGCQVWFEHFTIVTETTGDIRNVASIY
- a CDS encoding helix-turn-helix domain-containing protein, which codes for MKPNDQRSDKGILKAEAGMQKFSLMRYEPAASLSQFIEHYWVVRWNLNGKAPFRQVILSYPNVNLAFEYENNEIFTGVYGVTTTTYPRLLNDEGRVLGVKFRPGGFYPFWQQPILLLTDKVLGFRDVFGIDEKELEQQIFAMENEEEMVQLAEQFLLDRLPEQDDNVELINRIIQFTVDNRQITKVEDIVQQFGMNKRTLQRLFSRYVGVSPKWVIKRYRLQEAVEIMEKDAALDWPKLAQDMGYYDQAHFIKDFKAMIGKSPEEYVREIELKRGVK
- a CDS encoding carbohydrate-binding family 9-like protein, with translation MQPTIVKEDYVYQCKQVQTGWSSIDWDSCDVLELSDTVTGLPPKEYTEVRACWNKDYLYVRFLCKDSYIVSDFTERDDPLYEQDVVEFFIDEEGKGTRYLELEVSPKNVVFDALIENDGSDSVKGLDKVWCFKDLLTSVDANREGYLTTFISIPASNFIQPLHEGLRWNVNFYRIDEDLEGTREYQAWSPTGKVNFHISSRFGTMVFV
- the trpS gene encoding tryptophan--tRNA ligase, encoding MTERVLTGDRVTGKLHLGHYVGSLQNRVILQEQYETFVLLADVQALTTHFEKPDLIRTHLREITLDYLSVGINPDRSTIFVQSMIPEIAELTVLFSMFVTVNVLRHNPTVKSESKNSGLDDMYYGFLGYPVSQAADITFCKATIVPVGEDQLPHLELTRKIVRRFNELYRPILVEPKPLVGDMPRLIGTDGNAKMSKSLGNSIALDSSTEEIAYQIKKATTDPARVHKHDPGHPDICPIYAYHRAFRPNAASEIREGCEQATMGCSACKGLIASTIEQLIQPMRERRSYYAARPRVVDDIIMTGTQRARGIAQETMKEVREAMSLNYFD
- a CDS encoding helix-turn-helix transcriptional regulator; this translates as MNPQHRLQALSQFLKAQRAKLTPESVGLPEGSRRRTPGLRREEVAQLAGVSHTWYTWLEQGRDIKVSSSVLDNVAMALQLTADERKYLFSLALETTPGVSLLTEELPEISPALRVILQELTYCPTIISDRRCQIVGWNDAASHVFLDFEHIPPEQRNMISLLFTRKEFRRLAVNWEQFVSGYLAIFRAYYGQYVEDEWYEEFLKEMRETHPEFNRLWDQSKVSTAPEVLLEFRHAKARKMLFQLTSLQVHGGTDLRCSIYTPAPDTSTKAKLKKLMQDD